The DNA region TATGCCAGTGCCAGTCATGATAATGCTTaaccaatttgattttttaggggattacatacatgtacaaaaactcaatatttGAAATTTCCGAATATCTATTAAATCctttaaaaagatgattttcaaaaactccGTAAAGATTCATGAAGATGATTAAACTGAATAAAAGACGATTTAAAATAATggtttgccatgcgcaaagcggactgtcaaactttgtgagtgtttttctcggaacaccgagttgatttacgggtgccacgatatctcaagattggatggaccaaattggctgaaatttggagtgaagactctcaagacatatcccgtgtgcatgacgaagcccgattttaaaatttttctttaaaaaaaatgcaaaaactgacgatttttatctgaaaaacataaaaatatttttatctttttttttataaactttttttgaatcggccttcgtcatgcacacgggaccggtttaacgagtcttcaccaaaattttgagccgatttggccgaagcagtgttgagatatcgtggcacccattttttgaaactgcttacttcaaatagctttatctcggcaatgatgcaaccaaatgtcTGAATGAAATTTATATTGACAatagttaaaaatgtttatgtttatgtcctgaaaacaaatttaaaaaaaagtttgagagTGTGACAATACCAAcccttgacatttttgccgatttacatgtatgtaaccccttaaatagtgtaacatttccttcaaaattgaaattaaaatttagaaaatactgtaaacacgaaaaataacaaaattttactattgATCAATTTTTCTACATCGAAATCAAAATGAATAAAACGTTTTCATAAGTATTTCGTATTTTATTGTGAATGTTTTCTTGATacctatttcaattttttaaatattaaatatttcagACATTTTACTTGCAAGAAAAGATACTCAAATACGACcaatgaaaaatgtatttttttcgcaaggtaaataaacaattttttaacgcTGTTTGAccacaacaaatttaaaaaaaatatgatcgaAAAAAGGTTTCTTTTAAATTACACCAAATGCATTATTAATAAATCAATATTGAAATACATTTCATTAACTAAAAAAGACTTCAGAGTAGTTTTGTAGtgtaaatttaggaaatttcaaCAGAAAAATTAGACAGCCAAGTAGCTTGAGTCTATTgcacaatgtttaaaaaaaaattatcccggccatttcaaattttgtttcaagttaatttttatttcctaCAATTGATTCATGTACTTAGCCATATTTTCAGCtacctaaaaaaaaacttcataaatcattttagtTTAACTTGTAGCATTTTCCCTGTAGGCCACCGAACCCAGTAGCACTTTATGGCTTTGCTTCCGTTTGCTAAAcccaaagaaataaaaaaaaatactcatttcAACCTTTTCCATCAACATTCTTTTCCCATCCCAGCAAAATAAAAAACCATCAGAAGAGATTCTTCACCGACTTCTTGAACAAACACACTCTAATCACACCTCGCAAAGAAACGCTTACTCACGTCAGTTCGATTGGTACGGTAGTTGTTGCTATTATTTCTTGAGTATTTATGATTTATAATTTTCCCTTCTCTTTGTTAgcgaaaaaagaaacaagactTGGATTGGTCCGTTGTGGTATTAAACTCCAGTGAACCCAACCACCAACCAACCgaccaacaaaacaaaaagtagATGGTTTCGAAATTCACCTCTAAACGAGTTAGAAGCTATGACTAACCGAATCAAAccagcaccaccaccaaccTGAACATTGGATGAATGAATGAACCAAGGCTGACTGTGACGGTGGAATTCCAAGAAGgtgctcgtttttttttgcgatggaGTCTGACCTTTTAAATTCAGAGTAACGGTTATTGGGTGGAGATTCCTACCGGAAGTACATCCTTCAACGATACTTCTGTTTATCATTCATCAAGCTGTCCCATCACCAGCAGATTGCACCAAATCAGTGCTAAACTGCGAAATTGCGCGCTCGGTGCAGAACCTTGAAGTCAGCGCGGTGCTAAGATATCCTCAATTGAACGTCCCCACTCGTATTTTTAGATTCTAAATCTCCAGCGGAGGTACGTTACTTCAAATTGAGTCCAATTGGTCTAAATCACGCTCGTAGTCAACGCGCGTCGGCGAGAACTTCAAGATGACACTCTTAATTCAGGGTGTTCAGGGTGATACCAAGTCTATATCAGGCACACCCTGTATAAAAGCTGCTCGGCTTAGCCCGCCATCGGTTATAGCAGTCTTATCCAGCATGGCAAAGAGAATAGTCGATCCGAACTGGGTCGTGTCCGTCGTAGTCATCGGTCTAGTGGTCCCGGCCGTGGCGGGACAGTGCGCGTGTGGCATTCGGCAGTCCAAAAATGACACCGTCGTCCCGGGCGAGCAGATCGAACCCGGCGAGTGGCCCTGGCAATCGGCCATCTACTGGTGGGGCGGATCCAAGCTGAACCCACCGCAGCGAATCTGCGAGGGTGCCCTGGTGGACTCCGACGGGTGGGTCCTGACCGCGGCCAGCTGTCTGCAGAACGAAGCCGGTGACCTGCTCAACCTGACCGGCATGGTCGGCCACGTGGGACTCGTAGCTCTGCAGCAGAAGACCGAAGGATCCAGCCGGTTCCCGGTCGAAGGAGTGCTCATGAACGACGACCTGGATCTGGCCCTGGTACGACTCAAAGTCCCCGACGAAGACTGGGGCGGAATGCCCGTCTGCCTGACCGACGGCGAAGAAGACTGGGACAAGCTGTTCGGCCGAGCCGTCTACGTCCTCCAGCAAAGCCACCGCCACCGTCTCGGCGGCTTCGAGATCGTCAAACTGCCCCTCGAGAAGAACGTCATCTGCTACGGGTCGGCCCTCGCCGTCAAAGCCAAAGCCATCTCCCACAGCAACATCAAGCTCAAATCCCGAGGCACGCACTACCACCGTAACGCCCAGGGAACCCCACTCTACATCCACAAACCCGAGGGCTGGACGCTGCTCGGCATCTCCAACAAGATCCAAGCGGACGTCCCCGGCTCGCTGTGCCACCCCGGCGACTACGAGTCCTTCCTGAACGTCAACATGGACGAGGTGCACCAGTGGACCTTCAGCAAGCTCGACGACTTTGGGGCCGACCCGGAAACGTCCACCGAGTGATTAAGTTAGCACCAAATAAACCTAGACAATCGAAATCGGTGTAGGTACTCTCTTTCAAAGAACGATCACAACCGGAAATTCCCCCTCTATTGTTTTGTCGCGCCATTTGGGCGTGTAATTGACTTCGTGCAGCTGATGGGTGTGAATCATTGCAAAACAGAGAGTaagagaaaagcaaaaaaaattgcgTGTGCACTTCCTGGCTGGTTGCACTTTACAGACGACAAGGGTCATCGTTTGATATACCTGTTTCGCAGCAGCACAGGTTGGGTTGCGCAGGTTAAGTGGATAAGGGGAGGAATGTCTGTTGCGCAGACTTCCTGTCCGGTCTGCGATGCGTTCAACCTTTAGGTGGCGACGGGTGAGGAATGTCGTTTTGGAATTTGTTAGTGGATCAACGGGATTGGTGATGACACATTTCCGTACTATTTAGTAGGGAATTCTTCTATgataaggtattttttttttcattaaattatttttattattgggacctggttaggaccgggTCGGCTTTTTATGATAAGGTATGTATCAGATATTTTTGTGGTGTGTTTGTTAGACtggactaaaatttaaaaaaaaatatcatataattgaaaacataaacTCATTAGTTATGGATATCGTGTCATTAAATTTCATAAGAGATCAGATGAAGTAATTTAgccaaaatttagcaaaattaaaattcaattaggCTGGTCTAAATAATTtggtacaatttttgaaaactaatgatttcaaaacagctgaactagtgtaaaacgcagtttaaaacattttttcagtgAATTGTTAAAATATGGCTTATTATtccaatttatatttatttttgattttgaattaataatttatttcgAGTAGCCAACACGCAAATGTTTTTTCGATTTCGATGTTTCTTGAGGTGAATTTGCATAAATAATAAAAGCTGTAATCGGTATTTTGTAATCCAAAACCTTAATATTTGGGAAGAAAACCGAATAACTTCTCcgtgtcccgcccgtgtggatcaatcggaccgcgcactggactcacaatccagaggtcgcaggttcgaatcccgcggcgggcgctctaaaattctttgtgtaaatatgggtattcggcgccgtcgctccgtgccatactttcatacacttaggagcccagggcggcgaagtccttgtagataaaaggaagacactagtggttggtactagcaatggtggccgacagctataaagtcaacttcgtttttttctccgtgaaaaaaaataatcaatttcatTTCTATTCATAGTATTTAATTTTatcgcttaattttttttaaaaatgatcacGCTTTTTATTTTGTAGcggaaatttttaaacatttatatgTTTAAGCAACGATTGAAataagtttatgcaacaagttgcaaaaagaggattttttcagcacgagtcgtacatttatccaacgaggttcaccgagttggataaatacgaagagtgctgaaaaaatcaagttttgcaacgagtaccatacgacattttttgcaattccaaaaaacacacactgagtgaaattttaagtaaaattttcatgtattttgtcaataaatcgtttaaatcaaaaaatgttgaaaagtgttacttttcgaaacaagtgctgaaaagtagaacttttcagcatttattctgaaaagtgttgctattcgattctgttatttttgatacagaaaagtaggctatttcgtcgttcaagaatgacagaaaaagtaagtagtttcacgacggaattgcaaaataaaatttgaatctgTTTTAGGGccgatattattattatttttaaccctctacagcccaaccccgcctttagaaatccatttttcaaccaatttttgttcTTAAAAAAGAATTGGAAGGAAGAACTCTaactttagaaaatttatgggttgcaTGTTTTAATTTATGGGttgtatattttaagtaaaaagaggtatgcagta from Culex quinquefasciatus strain JHB chromosome 3, VPISU_Cqui_1.0_pri_paternal, whole genome shotgun sequence includes:
- the LOC6052408 gene encoding putative serine protease 47, with the protein product MAKRIVDPNWVVSVVVIGLVVPAVAGQCACGIRQSKNDTVVPGEQIEPGEWPWQSAIYWWGGSKLNPPQRICEGALVDSDGWVLTAASCLQNEAGDLLNLTGMVGHVGLVALQQKTEGSSRFPVEGVLMNDDLDLALVRLKVPDEDWGGMPVCLTDGEEDWDKLFGRAVYVLQQSHRHRLGGFEIVKLPLEKNVICYGSALAVKAKAISHSNIKLKSRGTHYHRNAQGTPLYIHKPEGWTLLGISNKIQADVPGSLCHPGDYESFLNVNMDEVHQWTFSKLDDFGADPETSTE